In Rutidosis leptorrhynchoides isolate AG116_Rl617_1_P2 chromosome 2, CSIRO_AGI_Rlap_v1, whole genome shotgun sequence, one genomic interval encodes:
- the LOC139888650 gene encoding uncharacterized mitochondrial protein AtMg00810-like, protein MFVFSIINQPLGFRDPSRPDHACLLQKSLYGLKQDPRAWYQRFAGYAQSVVFQQSRCDASLFIYRQGTDTAYLLLYVDDIILTASSTEFLQRVIASLHREFSMTDLGPLNYFLGISITRTSLGMFLSQKKYATEILEHADMTECHPSRTPVETNSNLNTSGPPVANPTLYRSLSGALQYLTFARPDIAYAVQQICLFMYDPREQHFSALKRILRYIQGTLDLGLQLFASSTTSLTAYSDVDWAGCPSTRRSTSGYCVFLGNNLLSWSSKRQLMPSRFSAEAEYRGVANAIAETCWLRNLLRELHCPFFPATIVYL, encoded by the coding sequence atgttcgtttttagcattatcaatcagcCTCTAGGTTTTCGTGACCCTTCACGACCAGATCATGCGTGTCTCCTGCAGAAATCCCTCTACGGATTGAAGCAGGATCCACGCGCGTGGTACCAGCGATTCGCAGGCTATGCTCAGAGTGTCGTTTTTCAGCAAAGCCGATGCGACGCTTCATTATTTATTTATCGACAGGGTACCGATACTGCATATCTCTTATTATATGTGGACGATATTATTCTGACTGCCTCATCGACAGAGTTTCTTCAGAGGGTTATTGCCTCTCTACACCGGGAGTTCTCCATGACTGATCTTGGCCCACTGAACTATTTCTTAGGTATTTCAATTACTCGTACCTCTTTAGGAATGTTTCTATCTCAGAAGAAGTACGCTACCGAGATTCTAGAGCACGCAGATATGACGGAGTGTCACCCGAGCAGAACCCCGGTCGAAACCAACTCCAATCTTAATACATCAGGTCCACCGGTTGCTAATCCAACATTGTATCGCAGCCTCTCCGGGGCACTTCAATACCTCACTTTCGCGAGACCAGACATTGCTTACGCAGTACAACAGATATGCTTATTCATGTATGACCCTCGAGAGCAACATTTTTCCGCACTTAAGCGAATTCTCCGGTATATTCAGGGTACACTTGATCTCGGCCTACAACTCTTTGCATCATCTACCACATCACTGACAGCCTACTCAGATGTTGACTGGGCTGGATGCCCCAGTACTCGCCGCTCGACCTCAGGATATTGTGTATTTTTAGGTAATAACCTTCTGTCGTGGTCCTCAAAACGACAGTTGATGCCATCTCGCTTCAGTGCTGAAGCAGAGTACCGCGGGGTTGCTAATGCTATTGCTGAGACATGCTGGCTTCGAAATTTACTTCGCGAGCTTCACTGTCCTTTTTTTCCCGCCACTATtgtgtatttgtaa